In one Corallococcus sp. EGB genomic region, the following are encoded:
- a CDS encoding NAD(P)-dependent oxidoreductase, translating into MKVGFIGLGNMGTPMAASLVGAGHQLVVWNRTESKAEPLKQQGARVAKTPAEAARDAEVVVSMLADDHAAEAAVLGKDGVVSALPKNAIHVSSSTISVALSERLTKAHADAGQGYVSAPVFGRPEAAAGRQLWVVAAGPKAQVEKVRPLLTALGRGLTELGERPAAANTVKLSGNFLIASMMEALSEAFALAEKCGVERAAFLDAFKSVFAKAPIFENYAGTIARGQYTPAGFALRLGLKDVSLALEAGRAAEVPLPLASLLRDHFLTGVAQGRGDEDWSALGALAQERAGIKKKA; encoded by the coding sequence ATGAAGGTCGGTTTCATCGGGTTGGGGAACATGGGCACGCCGATGGCGGCGAGCCTGGTGGGCGCGGGCCATCAGCTCGTCGTCTGGAACCGCACCGAGTCCAAGGCGGAGCCGCTGAAGCAGCAGGGCGCGCGCGTGGCGAAGACGCCCGCGGAGGCCGCCCGCGACGCGGAGGTCGTCGTGTCCATGCTCGCGGACGACCACGCCGCGGAAGCCGCCGTGCTGGGGAAGGACGGCGTCGTCAGCGCCCTGCCGAAGAACGCCATCCACGTCTCCTCCAGCACCATCTCCGTCGCGCTGTCGGAGCGCCTGACGAAGGCGCACGCGGACGCGGGGCAGGGCTACGTCTCCGCCCCCGTCTTCGGCCGCCCCGAGGCCGCGGCGGGCAGGCAGCTCTGGGTGGTCGCCGCCGGCCCGAAGGCGCAGGTGGAGAAGGTGCGGCCGCTGCTCACGGCGCTGGGGCGCGGCCTCACGGAGCTGGGGGAGCGGCCCGCCGCCGCGAACACGGTGAAGCTGTCCGGCAACTTCCTCATCGCGTCGATGATGGAGGCCCTGTCGGAGGCCTTCGCGCTCGCGGAGAAGTGCGGCGTGGAGCGCGCGGCGTTCCTGGACGCCTTCAAGTCCGTCTTCGCCAAGGCCCCCATCTTCGAGAACTACGCGGGCACCATCGCCCGGGGCCAGTACACGCCCGCGGGCTTCGCGCTGCGCCTGGGGCTCAAGGACGTATCGCTGGCGCTCGAAGCGGGCCGGGCCGCGGAGGTGCCTCTCCCGCTGGCCAGCCTCCTTCGCGACCACTTCCTCACCGGCGTCGCGCAGGGGCGCGGTGACGAGGACTGGTCCGCGCTCGGCGCGCTCGCCCAGGAGCGGGCCGGCATCAAGAAGAAGGCCTGA
- the asnS gene encoding asparagine--tRNA ligase, producing the protein MQVVSVKKALSGAVEAGSKVEVRGWVRTRRDSKAGISFVNVSDGSVFDPIQVVAPNTLPNYEKEVLHLTAGASVICRGTLVQSQGKGQAFELQADEVQVLGLVDDPDTYPIQPKQHSLEFLREVAHLRVRTNTFGAITRVRNAAAQAVHRFFHGEGFCWVNTPIITASDAEGAGQMFRVSTLDAHNPPRGQDGKIDWGKDFFGKEAYLTVSGQLNVEAYCLAMSKVYTFGPTFRAENSNTTRHLAEFWMIEPEIAFADLNEDAALAERFLKYVFRAVLDECGPDMKFFEERQQKGVTERMEKFIGSSFERIDYTEAVSILQKAKKKFEYAPEWGKDLQTEHERYLTEEHVGRPVVVMNYPEAIKAFYMRINEDGKTVAAMDVLAPGIGEIIGGSQREERLDVLDARMKKFGLDPAHYQWYRDLRRYGTVPHAGFGLGFERLIVYMCGLQNIRDAIPYPRVPGSATF; encoded by the coding sequence ATGCAGGTCGTGAGTGTGAAGAAGGCCCTGTCGGGGGCCGTCGAAGCGGGCTCGAAGGTGGAGGTGCGCGGCTGGGTGCGGACGCGCCGCGACTCCAAGGCGGGCATCAGCTTCGTCAACGTGAGCGACGGGTCGGTCTTCGACCCCATCCAGGTCGTCGCGCCCAATACGCTGCCCAACTACGAGAAGGAGGTCCTGCACCTCACCGCGGGCGCCTCCGTCATCTGCCGGGGCACGCTGGTGCAGTCCCAGGGCAAGGGGCAGGCCTTCGAGCTGCAGGCGGACGAGGTGCAGGTCCTGGGGCTGGTGGACGACCCGGACACCTACCCCATCCAGCCGAAGCAGCACTCGCTGGAGTTCCTGCGGGAGGTGGCGCACCTGCGCGTGCGCACCAACACCTTCGGGGCCATCACCCGCGTGCGCAACGCGGCGGCGCAGGCGGTGCACCGCTTCTTCCACGGCGAGGGCTTCTGCTGGGTGAACACGCCCATCATCACCGCGAGCGACGCGGAGGGCGCCGGGCAGATGTTCCGCGTGTCCACGCTGGACGCGCACAACCCGCCGCGCGGTCAGGACGGCAAGATTGACTGGGGCAAGGACTTCTTCGGCAAGGAGGCCTACCTCACCGTGTCCGGGCAGCTGAACGTGGAGGCGTACTGCCTGGCCATGTCCAAGGTCTACACGTTCGGCCCCACGTTCCGCGCGGAGAACAGCAACACCACGCGGCACCTGGCCGAGTTCTGGATGATTGAGCCGGAGATCGCCTTCGCGGACCTCAACGAGGACGCGGCGCTGGCGGAGCGGTTCCTCAAGTACGTGTTCCGGGCCGTGCTGGACGAGTGCGGGCCGGACATGAAGTTCTTCGAGGAGCGCCAGCAGAAGGGCGTCACGGAGCGGATGGAGAAGTTCATCGGCTCCAGCTTCGAGCGCATCGACTACACGGAGGCCGTCTCCATCCTCCAGAAGGCGAAGAAGAAGTTCGAGTACGCGCCGGAGTGGGGCAAGGACCTCCAGACGGAGCACGAGCGCTACCTCACCGAGGAGCACGTGGGCCGGCCCGTGGTGGTGATGAACTACCCGGAGGCCATCAAGGCCTTCTACATGCGCATCAACGAGGACGGGAAGACCGTGGCCGCCATGGACGTGCTCGCCCCGGGCATCGGCGAAATCATCGGCGGCAGCCAGCGCGAGGAGCGCCTGGACGTGCTGGACGCGCGCATGAAGAAGTTCGGCCTCGATCCCGCGCACTACCAGTGGTACCGCGACCTGCGCCGCTACGGCACGGTGCCGCACGCGGGCTTCGGCCTGGGGTTCGAGCGGCTCATCGTCTACATGTGCGGCCTGCAGAACATCCGCGACGCCATCCCCTACCCGCGCGTGCCGGGCTCCGCCACGTTCTAG
- the leuS gene encoding leucine--tRNA ligase yields MAMNERYEPQSIEGKWQTRWEEEGLFRAGRRPGAPKKYVLEMLPYPSGQMHMGHVRNYLIGDVYARYFQMRGFDVLHPMGWDAFGLPAENAAIKDGVHPAIRTRENIESFKAEIKTLGYSYDWTREVNTSQPEYYRWNQWFFLQMLERGLVYRRFSKVNWCTGCLTVIANEQVKEGHCERCNSPVQDKEMPEWAFRITKFSQDLLDALDTLKEWPDRITTLQRHWIGRSDGAEVDFRVQGHDAALRVFTTRVDTLFGCTYVVLAPDHKLVAQVTTADRRADVEAFAKKMASQSKTERLGEDAEKEGVFTGGYALNPVTGQPVPIWIANFVVSDYGTGAVMSVPAHDARDFSFARKYALPVRVVIQPASGEKLGAGDTLKEAYTDDGVLVDSGDFSGLSSAEARTKLTAKLEAQGQGKATVTYRQKDWGFSRQRYWGTPIPIVYCEKCDPERKGIPVPMEQLPVRLPDIDTQEVLTGKGEPPLAKVASFVNTTCPKCGGPARRETETMDTFVDSTWYFARYLSPHYDAAPFDPKEGKHWLPVDIYVGGPEHAVMHLLYFRFWTRVMKLLGLSPVDEPVTRLITQGIVNGADGRKMGKRYGNGVAPNTIVQKYGADTARTYVLFAGPPERDFDWSHEQVEGVFRFLKRVWTLAATHQAVAADATHSGPYEGKALETRRAAHKCVKRVTEAIERLSFNTAVAGIMECVNALYAVGTPETPAEKAAMGEAVRLLARILTPIAPHIADEVAEAYGAKASTVTDAWPEFDPSLVVDDVIPYAVQVNGKLRAEVRVAADADEAAVRSAVEADDKVKAALEGKTLRKFVFVPKRLVNFVVG; encoded by the coding sequence ATGGCGATGAACGAGCGTTACGAGCCGCAGTCGATTGAAGGAAAGTGGCAGACCCGCTGGGAAGAGGAGGGCCTCTTCCGGGCAGGCAGGCGCCCGGGGGCTCCCAAGAAGTACGTCCTGGAGATGCTGCCGTACCCCAGCGGCCAGATGCACATGGGGCACGTGCGCAACTACCTCATCGGGGACGTCTACGCGCGCTACTTCCAGATGCGCGGCTTCGACGTGCTGCACCCCATGGGCTGGGACGCCTTCGGCCTGCCGGCGGAGAACGCGGCCATCAAGGACGGCGTCCACCCGGCCATCCGCACCCGCGAGAACATCGAGTCGTTCAAGGCGGAGATCAAGACGCTCGGCTACAGCTATGACTGGACGCGCGAGGTCAACACCAGCCAGCCCGAGTACTACCGCTGGAACCAGTGGTTCTTCCTCCAGATGCTCGAGCGCGGCCTCGTCTATCGCCGCTTCAGCAAGGTGAACTGGTGTACCGGCTGCCTCACCGTCATCGCCAACGAGCAGGTGAAGGAAGGCCACTGCGAGCGCTGCAACTCGCCGGTGCAGGACAAGGAGATGCCCGAGTGGGCGTTCCGCATCACGAAGTTCTCGCAGGACCTGCTCGACGCGCTCGACACGCTGAAAGAATGGCCGGACCGCATCACCACCCTCCAGCGCCACTGGATTGGCCGCTCGGACGGGGCGGAGGTGGACTTCCGCGTGCAGGGGCATGACGCCGCGCTGCGCGTCTTCACCACCCGCGTGGACACGCTCTTCGGCTGCACCTACGTGGTGCTCGCGCCGGACCACAAGCTCGTGGCCCAGGTGACCACGGCGGACCGCCGCGCGGACGTGGAGGCCTTCGCGAAGAAGATGGCCAGCCAGAGCAAGACGGAGCGCCTGGGCGAGGACGCGGAGAAGGAGGGCGTCTTCACCGGCGGCTACGCGCTCAACCCGGTGACGGGCCAGCCGGTGCCCATCTGGATCGCCAACTTCGTGGTGAGCGACTACGGCACCGGCGCGGTGATGAGCGTGCCGGCGCATGACGCGCGCGACTTCTCCTTCGCGCGCAAGTACGCGCTCCCCGTGCGTGTGGTCATCCAGCCGGCTTCCGGTGAGAAGCTGGGCGCGGGTGACACGCTCAAGGAGGCCTACACGGACGACGGCGTGCTCGTGGACTCCGGTGACTTCTCCGGGCTGTCCTCCGCCGAGGCGCGCACGAAGCTCACGGCGAAGCTGGAGGCGCAGGGGCAGGGCAAGGCGACGGTGACGTACCGCCAGAAGGACTGGGGCTTCAGCCGCCAGCGCTACTGGGGCACGCCCATCCCCATCGTCTACTGCGAGAAGTGCGACCCGGAGCGCAAGGGCATCCCCGTCCCGATGGAGCAGCTCCCGGTGCGGCTGCCGGACATCGACACGCAGGAGGTGCTCACCGGCAAGGGTGAGCCGCCGCTCGCGAAGGTGGCGTCCTTCGTCAACACCACGTGCCCGAAGTGCGGTGGCCCCGCGCGCCGGGAGACGGAGACGATGGACACGTTCGTCGACTCCACCTGGTACTTCGCGCGCTACCTGTCGCCGCACTACGACGCCGCGCCCTTCGATCCGAAGGAGGGCAAGCACTGGCTCCCGGTGGACATCTACGTGGGCGGCCCCGAGCACGCCGTGATGCACCTGCTCTACTTCCGGTTCTGGACCCGGGTGATGAAGCTGCTCGGGTTGTCGCCGGTGGATGAGCCCGTCACGCGGCTGATCACGCAGGGCATCGTCAACGGCGCGGACGGCCGGAAGATGGGCAAGCGCTACGGCAACGGCGTTGCGCCCAACACCATCGTGCAGAAGTACGGCGCGGACACCGCGCGCACCTACGTGCTCTTCGCGGGTCCGCCGGAGCGCGACTTCGACTGGTCCCACGAGCAGGTGGAGGGCGTGTTCCGCTTCCTCAAGCGCGTGTGGACGCTCGCCGCCACGCACCAGGCCGTGGCCGCGGACGCCACGCACTCGGGCCCGTACGAGGGCAAGGCTCTGGAGACGCGCCGCGCGGCGCACAAGTGCGTCAAGCGCGTGACCGAGGCGATTGAGCGCCTGTCCTTCAACACGGCGGTGGCCGGCATCATGGAGTGCGTGAACGCGCTCTACGCGGTGGGCACGCCGGAGACGCCCGCGGAGAAGGCGGCCATGGGCGAGGCGGTGCGCCTGCTCGCGCGCATCCTCACGCCCATCGCGCCCCACATCGCGGACGAGGTGGCGGAGGCCTACGGCGCGAAGGCGTCCACCGTGACGGATGCCTGGCCGGAGTTCGACCCGTCGCTCGTGGTGGATGACGTGATTCCGTACGCCGTGCAGGTGAACGGCAAGCTGCGCGCGGAGGTGCGCGTGGCGGCGGACGCGGACGAGGCGGCGGTGCGCTCGGCGGTGGAGGCGGACGACAAGGTGAAGGCCGCCCTCGAGGGCAAGACGCTGCGCAAGTTCGTCTTCGTGCCCAAGCGGCTGGTGAACTTCGTCGTCGGCTGA
- the lptE gene encoding LPS assembly lipoprotein LptE, with protein sequence MWPSGNVVRTGAVKAFRWGVWAAAMLGAGCGYRFTPWGAALPEGAGQVCAPIFANETPEPALENLFTRYLRQQLIQAGRLADAPGCTSTIEGAVLNVWASPTIIANNYRVSTTVRLRLVKNGQLLGETVISGTEDYLQGRGNVLEAEANRQAALSRLAETLMRDGYDRLASTW encoded by the coding sequence ATGTGGCCCTCCGGGAACGTGGTGCGGACAGGTGCGGTGAAGGCGTTCCGCTGGGGCGTGTGGGCGGCGGCGATGCTGGGTGCCGGGTGCGGCTACCGCTTCACGCCGTGGGGCGCGGCGCTGCCGGAGGGGGCGGGGCAGGTGTGCGCGCCCATCTTCGCCAACGAGACGCCGGAGCCCGCGCTGGAGAACCTCTTCACCCGCTACCTGCGGCAGCAGCTCATCCAGGCGGGCCGGCTGGCCGACGCTCCGGGCTGCACGTCCACCATTGAAGGGGCGGTGCTCAACGTCTGGGCGTCCCCGACCATCATCGCCAACAACTACCGCGTCTCCACCACCGTGCGGCTGCGCCTCGTGAAGAACGGGCAGCTGCTCGGGGAGACGGTGATCTCGGGGACGGAGGACTACCTCCAGGGACGCGGCAACGTCCTGGAAGCCGAGGCCAACCGGCAGGCCGCGCTCTCGCGTCTGGCTGAGACGCTCATGCGCGACGGATACGATCGATTGGCCAGCACCTGGTGA
- the rpsT gene encoding 30S ribosomal protein S20: MANTKSAEKRYRQSQKRRARNVNVRTTVKDAVKSAREAIASKDGAKTTDALKAASKTLNKAASKGVLHKRTAARRISRLAKAAAKAKA; this comes from the coding sequence TTGGCGAACACCAAGTCCGCAGAGAAGCGTTACCGTCAGTCCCAGAAGCGCCGCGCCCGGAACGTGAACGTCCGGACCACCGTGAAGGACGCCGTCAAGTCCGCCCGCGAGGCCATTGCCTCCAAGGATGGTGCGAAGACGACGGACGCGCTGAAGGCGGCTTCCAAGACCCTCAACAAGGCGGCCAGCAAGGGCGTCCTGCACAAGCGCACCGCCGCGCGCCGCATCTCCCGGCTGGCCAAGGCCGCCGCGAAGGCGAAGGCCTAG
- the mazG gene encoding nucleoside triphosphate pyrophosphohydrolase, whose translation MAAPGTELERLVEIMRRLRAEGGCPWDREQDLRSLRPYLTEEAFEVLDEMDRVADGGPWRPLCEELGDLLFQIVFHAQLAAELGEFTMADVCAAISDKITSRHPHVFGDQQVKGAEQVLANWAQLKAEERKKKTGRAGSVLDGVPTAAPSLLRAERLTEKASRIGFDWPDLAGVRGKLDEELRELDEAIASGGRDAIEHELGDVLFSLANLARFVKTPAEDALRMATRRFTTRFQHIEAKLNEEQVPFGGATLEHMERHWQGAKAVEKALPPPSHPPRASVATLRLAVPDVAAQRAFWDGVASWLGWAPTRSREGTAAYTGAGLGLVFTPGAQAPAGSPVTLTLEAPSPAAVTRLLELFRAHHPERLVPSVTSDAGFQFVDPAGLRWEYAAPPA comes from the coding sequence ATGGCGGCGCCTGGAACAGAGCTGGAACGACTGGTGGAGATCATGCGGCGCCTGCGGGCCGAGGGCGGCTGCCCGTGGGACCGCGAGCAGGACCTGCGCTCGCTGCGCCCCTACCTGACCGAGGAGGCGTTCGAGGTCCTGGACGAGATGGACCGCGTGGCCGACGGCGGCCCCTGGCGCCCGCTGTGTGAAGAGCTGGGGGATCTGCTCTTCCAGATTGTCTTCCACGCGCAGCTGGCCGCGGAGCTGGGCGAGTTCACGATGGCGGACGTGTGCGCGGCGATCAGCGACAAGATCACCAGCCGGCACCCGCACGTGTTCGGAGATCAGCAGGTGAAGGGCGCCGAGCAGGTGCTGGCGAACTGGGCGCAGCTGAAGGCGGAGGAGCGCAAGAAAAAGACGGGCCGCGCGGGCTCCGTGCTGGACGGCGTGCCCACCGCGGCCCCGTCCCTCCTGCGCGCCGAGCGCCTCACGGAGAAGGCCAGCCGCATCGGCTTCGACTGGCCGGACCTGGCCGGCGTGCGCGGCAAGCTGGACGAGGAGCTGCGCGAGTTGGACGAGGCCATCGCGTCCGGCGGCCGGGACGCCATCGAGCACGAGTTGGGGGACGTCCTGTTCTCGCTCGCGAACCTCGCCCGCTTCGTGAAGACGCCCGCGGAGGACGCGCTGCGCATGGCCACGCGCCGCTTCACCACGCGCTTCCAGCACATCGAGGCGAAGCTGAACGAGGAGCAGGTCCCCTTCGGCGGCGCCACCCTGGAGCACATGGAGCGCCACTGGCAGGGCGCCAAGGCCGTGGAGAAGGCGCTGCCGCCCCCCAGCCACCCGCCGCGCGCGTCCGTGGCGACCCTGCGCCTGGCCGTGCCGGACGTGGCGGCCCAGCGGGCCTTCTGGGACGGCGTGGCCTCCTGGCTGGGCTGGGCCCCCACCCGGTCGCGGGAAGGCACGGCGGCCTACACGGGCGCGGGCCTGGGGCTCGTGTTCACGCCGGGCGCACAGGCCCCGGCAGGCTCCCCGGTGACCCTCACGCTGGAGGCCCCTTCCCCGGCGGCCGTCACCCGGCTCCTGGAGCTGTTCCGGGCCCACCATCCGGAGCGCCTGGTGCCGTCCGTCACCTCCGACGCGGGCTTCCAGTTCGTGGATCCGGCCGGGCTGCGGTGGGAATACGCCGCCCCGCCGGCTTGA
- a CDS encoding tetratricopeptide repeat protein, translating into MLRSILGLCCSLVLLVPARAPALTQEPLLRIEEKVIEPEPDPSTFQATEEDPETDTAEDAHEPEPEPRPDTRRRVIAPPPVKPAAPVTPEAPPVVVPPRPAVTPVMAPKVTDADLLGVWERWKAARSRNDLAAAEAAQKELLTLRQEVLATDLEPLSMGFVREAAVRRRAGDLAGALALLDVAVTLSPGLPAARFARAETYVVEDPLNVPRAVGEWKDALVTLAGDARYRRPALTDLGALVLAAWAATAVAVVAVLFLRRIRYALHDFHHFFPRAVTRWQSGLLGLVLLALPAVLGAGLVPVLLVLFASVALYVGRAERWVAAVLLMGLGVMPLAAGTLARLTVFAGTPAEDVYLLERGGLSAEGAAARVRARAQARTARFQELGALAYYESRRGLLEEARTAFKAATALKEGDARMLTRFGNALLGLGDEEGAVLLYTQASRADPSMAAPHYNLGQVYRRRARLLPDDQVGKELDRSTSAIAQAQALDKELIRREPPPEDRPVLNLLLLSPTVPESAWMALADGTEEGARVESQVGRWLSPVLPAGPVGWGLTAALAALAAVFGEAAWRMKASRGCERCGQAVCLRCDKDLSVGSAMCGQCVHVFARKSQVPKEFRSRKQGEVDRHKAWTTRVTYALGSLMSGAGHVGTGLPVRGALYAFVFSFALAALVLHRGLVRTPYGDAPLYLKLVPAGTVLFFVYLLTLRGLRRHQRGEA; encoded by the coding sequence ATGCTCCGCTCGATCCTCGGCCTGTGTTGCAGCCTCGTGCTGCTTGTCCCCGCGCGCGCCCCTGCGTTGACGCAGGAGCCGCTCCTGCGCATCGAGGAGAAGGTCATCGAGCCGGAGCCGGACCCCAGCACCTTCCAGGCCACGGAGGAGGATCCGGAGACGGACACCGCCGAGGACGCCCACGAACCGGAGCCCGAGCCCCGCCCCGATACCCGGCGCCGCGTCATCGCCCCGCCGCCCGTCAAGCCCGCCGCCCCCGTCACCCCCGAAGCGCCGCCCGTCGTCGTCCCGCCCCGCCCCGCCGTCACGCCGGTGATGGCGCCGAAGGTGACGGACGCGGACCTGCTCGGCGTCTGGGAGCGGTGGAAGGCGGCCCGCTCGCGCAACGACCTCGCCGCGGCGGAGGCCGCCCAGAAGGAGCTGCTCACGCTGCGTCAGGAGGTGCTCGCCACCGACCTGGAGCCCCTGAGCATGGGCTTCGTGCGCGAGGCCGCGGTCCGCCGCCGCGCGGGTGACCTGGCGGGAGCGCTCGCGCTCCTGGACGTGGCCGTGACCCTGTCGCCGGGGCTGCCCGCCGCGCGCTTCGCCAGGGCGGAGACGTACGTGGTGGAGGATCCGCTGAACGTCCCGCGCGCGGTGGGCGAGTGGAAGGACGCGCTCGTGACGCTGGCCGGGGATGCGCGCTACCGCCGGCCCGCGCTCACGGACCTGGGCGCGCTGGTGCTCGCGGCGTGGGCGGCCACGGCGGTGGCGGTGGTCGCGGTGCTCTTCCTGCGGCGGATCCGCTACGCGCTGCACGACTTCCACCACTTCTTCCCCCGGGCCGTGACGCGCTGGCAGTCGGGGCTCCTGGGCCTCGTGCTCCTGGCGCTGCCCGCGGTGCTGGGCGCGGGCCTGGTGCCGGTGCTGCTCGTGCTCTTCGCCTCGGTCGCGCTGTACGTGGGCCGCGCCGAGCGCTGGGTGGCCGCGGTGCTCCTCATGGGCCTGGGCGTGATGCCGCTCGCCGCGGGGACATTGGCGCGCTTGACCGTCTTCGCCGGCACGCCCGCGGAGGACGTCTACCTCCTGGAGCGTGGAGGCCTGTCAGCGGAGGGCGCGGCGGCCCGCGTGCGCGCCCGGGCGCAGGCGCGCACCGCGCGGTTCCAGGAGCTGGGGGCGCTCGCCTACTACGAGTCGCGCCGGGGCCTTCTGGAAGAGGCCCGGACGGCCTTCAAGGCCGCCACCGCCCTGAAGGAGGGCGACGCGCGGATGCTCACGCGCTTCGGCAACGCGCTCCTGGGCCTGGGCGACGAGGAAGGCGCGGTGCTCCTCTACACGCAGGCGTCCAGGGCGGACCCGTCCATGGCGGCGCCGCACTACAACCTGGGGCAGGTGTACCGGCGCCGGGCGCGGCTCCTGCCAGATGATCAGGTGGGCAAGGAGCTGGACCGCTCCACCTCCGCCATCGCCCAGGCGCAGGCCCTGGACAAGGAGCTGATCCGCCGCGAACCGCCACCGGAGGATCGCCCCGTCCTCAACCTCCTCCTGCTGTCGCCCACGGTGCCGGAGAGCGCCTGGATGGCCCTGGCGGACGGCACCGAGGAGGGCGCCCGCGTGGAGTCCCAGGTGGGCCGGTGGCTGTCGCCCGTCCTGCCGGCGGGCCCGGTGGGCTGGGGGCTGACCGCGGCGCTCGCGGCCCTCGCCGCCGTCTTCGGTGAAGCCGCCTGGCGCATGAAGGCGTCGCGCGGCTGCGAACGGTGCGGCCAGGCGGTCTGCCTGCGCTGCGACAAGGACCTGTCCGTGGGCAGCGCGATGTGCGGCCAGTGCGTCCACGTCTTCGCGCGCAAGAGCCAGGTGCCCAAGGAGTTCCGCTCGCGCAAGCAGGGTGAGGTGGACCGCCACAAGGCGTGGACGACGCGGGTGACGTACGCGCTGGGGAGCCTGATGTCCGGCGCGGGCCACGTGGGCACGGGCCTGCCGGTGCGCGGCGCCCTCTATGCCTTCGTGTTCAGCTTCGCCCTGGCCGCGCTGGTGCTCCACCGGGGCCTCGTCCGCACCCCGTACGGAGACGCGCCGCTGTACCTCAAGCTCGTGCCCGCGGGCACGGTCCTCTTCTTCGTCTACCTGCTGACCCTGCGCGGCCTGCGCCGCCACCAGCGGGGGGAGGCCTGA
- a CDS encoding DUF4388 domain-containing protein: MSLKGTLKDFGIGDILQLIGQQQKTGTLHLRNKDQEVRVGFQDGHIIKAESLTRKRKELIGAMLVRAEIITETQLEAALEVQKRTLKRLGDVLVQSHALTAERFQHMAQLQVTETLYRLFTWKAGTYEFIQEPVEPGPDAITPLRAETVLMEGFRMVDEWPVIRKRIHRDDMTFERVKALPPPRANGEETAGLGAIGPSERHIYEEIAVGRDLRRMVDLCGLGEFETCKALYNLVQGDYVRAIDPEGRAPAPEATGLVARVAGPLGRIAVTMAVIAGLAFIASRWVGGQGPETGASRLGDPAAQRQIAHAQRVRIEAALEVFQLEKGSLPERLDALVDAGLLSPEELRYPWREEYYYRRTAARQFILLPPVR, translated from the coding sequence ATGTCCCTCAAGGGCACCCTCAAGGACTTCGGCATCGGCGACATCCTGCAGCTCATCGGCCAGCAGCAGAAGACGGGCACGCTCCACCTGCGCAACAAGGACCAGGAGGTGCGCGTCGGCTTCCAGGACGGCCACATCATCAAGGCCGAAAGCCTCACCCGGAAGCGCAAGGAGCTCATCGGCGCCATGCTGGTGCGCGCCGAAATCATCACGGAGACGCAGCTGGAGGCGGCGCTGGAGGTCCAGAAGCGCACCCTCAAGCGGCTGGGCGACGTGCTGGTGCAGAGCCACGCCCTCACCGCGGAGCGCTTCCAGCACATGGCCCAGCTCCAGGTGACGGAGACGCTCTACCGCCTGTTCACCTGGAAGGCGGGGACCTACGAATTCATCCAGGAGCCCGTGGAGCCCGGCCCGGACGCCATCACCCCGCTGCGCGCGGAGACGGTCCTCATGGAGGGCTTCCGCATGGTGGACGAGTGGCCCGTCATCCGGAAGCGCATCCACCGCGACGACATGACCTTCGAGCGCGTCAAGGCGCTCCCGCCCCCCCGCGCCAACGGCGAAGAGACCGCGGGGCTGGGCGCCATCGGTCCCTCGGAGCGCCACATCTACGAGGAGATCGCCGTGGGGCGCGACCTGCGCCGCATGGTGGACCTCTGCGGCCTGGGCGAGTTCGAGACCTGCAAGGCGCTCTACAACCTGGTCCAGGGCGACTACGTGCGCGCCATCGACCCGGAGGGCCGCGCGCCCGCACCGGAGGCCACCGGCCTCGTCGCCCGGGTGGCGGGCCCGCTGGGCCGCATCGCCGTGACCATGGCGGTCATCGCGGGGCTGGCCTTCATCGCGTCCCGCTGGGTCGGGGGCCAGGGCCCGGAGACAGGAGCCTCCCGGTTGGGGGACCCCGCCGCCCAGCGTCAGATCGCCCACGCGCAGCGCGTCCGCATCGAGGCCGCGCTGGAGGTGTTCCAGTTGGAGAAGGGCTCCCTCCCGGAGCGGTTGGATGCTTTGGTCGATGCCGGATTGTTGAGTCCTGAAGAACTGCGCTACCCGTGGCGGGAGGAGTACTATTACCGCCGCACGGCCGCCCGGCAGTTCATCCTCCTACCGCCCGTGCGCTAG